A window of the Dyadobacter pollutisoli genome harbors these coding sequences:
- a CDS encoding M28 family peptidase, whose amino-acid sequence MRKVVQVVLIGGFVVLFAGFRANDKKWEKPFSRLDNEVRKNSRAYQTLGDATKSIGHRLTGSVNGEKAEEYAFKLLKSYGFTDVVYQPFEVEAWMRDTVTLSIAPGSSDNFRDVPVVSLAHSPVESNLQGQIVDVGNGLEEDFELMKEKVKGKVALANINLVGVTGKKNLHRSEKTALAIKYGARGVIMVNGAPGKILLTGTASVTGAIISIPAVCISNDSGNEVRKWIKEEGPLEAHIDMHNISKPIKARNVIATLKGKSDEKVIIGGHLDSWDLATGAIDNGIGSFAVMDIARTFKALKLKPERTIQFVLFMGEEQGLLGSKHFVSELKKSGSIDKIAYMMNLDMTNDPKGVNAFGREEMNEFFAGVGNAIHHVDETFKNETTNRAGLHSDHQPFMLEGVPIAGLSGHLDPGVLQCYHADCDDFSLVNKEQFENTVRIGSMYLYALANAENIAVKKLSDQKTRDFLISQGLKEELVIGQEWRWEQ is encoded by the coding sequence ATGAGAAAAGTTGTACAAGTTGTATTGATTGGTGGTTTTGTTGTTTTGTTTGCAGGATTTCGTGCTAATGACAAAAAATGGGAAAAGCCGTTTTCTCGTTTGGACAATGAGGTAAGGAAAAATAGTAGAGCCTATCAAACTCTAGGCGATGCTACAAAGTCAATCGGGCACCGCTTAACGGGAAGTGTGAACGGTGAAAAAGCGGAAGAGTATGCTTTCAAACTGTTGAAAAGCTACGGTTTTACCGATGTGGTTTACCAGCCTTTTGAAGTGGAAGCCTGGATGCGTGATACCGTGACACTATCCATTGCACCAGGCAGCAGCGACAATTTCAGAGATGTCCCCGTTGTATCATTGGCGCACTCGCCTGTCGAATCGAACCTGCAAGGGCAGATTGTAGATGTGGGCAATGGACTGGAAGAGGATTTTGAATTAATGAAAGAAAAGGTAAAGGGTAAAGTAGCCCTTGCCAATATAAATCTGGTCGGTGTTACCGGTAAGAAAAACCTTCACAGGTCGGAAAAAACGGCCCTTGCCATTAAGTACGGCGCTCGCGGCGTGATTATGGTTAATGGTGCCCCGGGCAAGATATTGCTGACTGGAACGGCCTCGGTAACCGGCGCTATTATCTCCATTCCGGCTGTTTGTATTTCGAACGACAGTGGCAATGAAGTGAGAAAATGGATCAAGGAAGAAGGCCCATTGGAAGCGCATATTGATATGCACAATATCTCAAAACCGATCAAAGCAAGGAATGTTATTGCGACATTGAAAGGTAAATCAGACGAGAAAGTGATCATCGGGGGCCATTTGGATTCATGGGACCTTGCAACCGGTGCCATTGATAATGGAATCGGATCTTTTGCGGTGATGGATATTGCGAGAACGTTCAAGGCACTTAAACTTAAACCTGAGCGTACAATCCAGTTCGTCTTATTCATGGGAGAGGAGCAGGGCTTGCTAGGCTCAAAGCATTTTGTCAGTGAACTTAAAAAGTCTGGAAGTATTGACAAGATAGCCTATATGATGAACCTGGATATGACCAATGATCCCAAGGGCGTGAATGCATTCGGAAGAGAGGAAATGAACGAGTTCTTCGCAGGGGTTGGGAATGCGATTCACCATGTGGACGAAACTTTTAAAAATGAAACTACCAATCGGGCAGGCCTTCACAGCGATCATCAGCCATTTATGTTGGAAGGCGTGCCCATAGCAGGTTTGTCGGGACATCTGGATCCCGGTGTTCTGCAATGCTACCACGCAGATTGCGACGATTTTAGTCTGGTCAACAAAGAGCAGTTTGAAAATACCGTTCGTATAGGGTCTATGTACTTATATGCGCTGGCCAATGCTGAGAATATTGCTGTAAAGAAACTTTCGGATCAGAAAACACGCGATTTCCTGATTTCACAGGGGCTGAAAGAAGAATTGGTGATTGGTCAGGAGTGGCGCTGGGAACAGTAA